One Nicotiana tabacum cultivar K326 chromosome 23, ASM71507v2, whole genome shotgun sequence genomic window, AGTATAAGATGTGATGGATGGAgtagtttttcttttcctaaatataATTGATTATGCTTGAATTATATTACCATTTTACCCATGAAAAACATTCTTATTAGACATTTTAAGCCACTcgcgcgtgtgtgtgtgtgtcataAGCTCAATACCACGTGTCCCACTGAAAACAACTCCTCCTCCCATTCTCTTTTCCCCCACTAGTATACAACATAGAACTGTTACAGCAGCAGAGTTTTATCACTCATCAAAGTTTGGTACAATTCTTTCAAGATTTTCTTTAAATGAGAGTGAAAGAGGAAAAGGGTGACTTAATAATTGTTTGGTTCTgaggaaaattgaagaaaagtgtgtgtgtgagagagggGATATGTATACAGGAGGATTAGGAGGGCCTATGCGAAAATCATTTAAGGATTCTCTTAAAGTTCTTGAAGCTGATATTCAACATGCTAATACTCTGTAAGTCaactttttttcttattttttttcttcttagcCAATAAAAAAGTGTTTTTTCTCTTCATTTTGGTCTCTATTGATATCTGAAAtcttatggtgttttaggatttaCTGTGATTGCTTTAAaattttctgaatttttttaCCCCTTTTGGATGTTTTGTGGTTTTATCCTGTTTGAGGCActttttatttctgtttttttttataaaaaaatattttggttcaaatttttttttactgatattttttttttttgtttttttttagttttgaagTTTTAATCTTTTTATTGATTATTCTGAAACCTTTTCATCTCTTTAGGTTGTTTGTGCCTTTGTGGTTTCAACCCTGTTTgaatcattttttcttttcatttttttttctgttttggttcagaaataatttttagtgatatgggtttttgtttttttgaattttttatctttttattttattctaccTTTTGATAATTTTACCCTAAGGCGTATTTCTATAAATAAAGttagaatctttttttttttctggagGTGGTtaatttattgattttttttggaGACTGTTTTGGCTACCAAAATGGGATTTTTGGAGTTACAGTTGCTAAGTAATTTGTGGCAGAGAGTATATATTTGATTAAGGGAGTTTGTTGTTATCAGTGTTAGTTTGAAGTTCACTTCTTAATTTGATTGCTTCAACTAGAGATGAAGGTAACATTTTCAATGCTAATTGATACTTAGCTTGTGAAGAGAGTTCTAATGTTCTTATTATGGAATTTTATTTATAAACTCTCAAGGcttacctttttcttttttttttttttgcttctgtCATTGAATATTTGATTGTTGCAATCTGGTGTTAGAGCTGGAAATTTGACTAAAGAAAGTAAAATGTTGGTTATTTAGTAGGTCATTTTTCTCTCCATTAGTGCTCTTCTGCTTTGCCTTTGGCTTTTCTTTTATCCTTCTTTTTAGTATAGGACTGGTATCTTGAGCCAGCTTGCATGCGCCTCGGCTAATCCACCAGCTTGTCCACCCGTCCCTTGTGGACCCCTCTTTGCTTTCCTTTTCTAAgagtacttttttcttttttttccggGGGTTGGGGGTTGGGTTGGGTGGATCGACCAGCAACCCAGTGCTGCCATCGTGCTTCCATCTATTTAGCAAGGGACTTGGAGGCAACACTAGAATGAAATATTATTTAACCGTCGAAACGTGGCATGCAATTTAGTATCAAATAGACCAATTACCCACCTTTTTGTAGACGCATATCCATAAAATAGATCAttaaacactaggtgatttctttccatctGCCTAATCCTTAGTGGGCAGAGTTATCCAGTACCAGGAGGTAGCAGGTACCCGGTAGAATAGTCGAGGTGCACACAAGTTTGCCCGAACACCACCATTAATAAATAATAGATCATTAAGAAAATGTTCCGTCATCAAAACATAATGAATTGATGATTTGATTTGGTGACAATCATTTGCTGGTTTTGGTGAATGTGTCTCCATAGCGGGTAATGGTAATTTGGAATGCAGTGCATCTGACTTTTCCGGGGAGTATGATGGAGCTTGCTTACAGATGCGAATGTCCTACAGTCCTGCGGCACACATCTTCCTCTTTTTAGTGCAATGGACTGATTGCCATCTTGCTGGTGCCCTTGGCTTGTTGAGAATTCTTATTTACAAGGTTTGGAATTGTTCTAATTCATGCATTACCAAAATTCCCTTCTTTTTTCAAGCACCAAATTCTTCCATTCAAGCTTTTTCTCATTTTGGAATATCTAGGGTATTCAATTGAGTACCTTTTACCTTGCTACAGGTATACGTCGATGGCACCACAACCATGTCAACTCATGAACGGAAAGCAAGCATTAGGGAGTTCTATGGCGAGtttctatatttttcttctttcaatcTGATGACATACTCCCTCtatttcaaaaagaatgaaccttTTACTAAAAGAATAAACCTTTTACTATTTGGGGTGTCAAACAATTTTTTTTCAACCATATTTTTTGCAAATAGTTTTTAACTATTTTGAATTGCTAACTGTTGTGACTTATATTACTTTTTATGTTGTTTCTAAATATGTACATTTTATTCCAAAGACCTTAGAGATTTATGTCCGAATTCACACGGAAAATTAATCATGAAAAAGTTCAAACAAATTGATACAGATGGAGTAACTACTTCATGATAAATCATGTAAATTTAAATATTTGTCGCTTATAATCATTAATCTTCCTTGTCCAGCTGTTATTTATCCCTCCTTACTTCAACTTGAAAGAGGTGTTACGGACTCAGAAGACAAAAAGCAAAAAGCAGTTTGTTTGGAGAGATACAGGAGACGAGATGATGAGGATTACAGACAAGCTTATGATTTGGACATTGAAAGGGAAGATGAATGTGGAATTTGCATGGAAATGAACAGCAAAATTGTCCTTCCCAACTGCAATCATGTGATGTGCTTGAAATGCTATCGCGAATGGTATGTTTCATATGCACTTTTTGATACATACTTGAGTAAGCTTCCAGTTAAGTAAAAACAATATATGCCATCATGAATTCAGTGACAAGATCCTTACTCCGACCCTAGTACCCtaacataaagaagaaaaaaaaggattttCATGGAGAAAAAGGACATGCTTATGGCATTGAAGAGGCCAGATAATAAAGACATGAGTCAAATGTACAGGGGAAATATTTTTGCTTATTTCGTTGGGTAAGCTTTGTTGTTTCTTGCTTCGGTTGTCTTTTTCTGGAAACAGTCAATTTGGAAACATCTGATGCATGGAAAATGCATGTGGCACAAGCGTGCTGCCACATATCTTGGGCATAGATAAAGCTATCGTATGTACAGAGTTCCACTTATATGAGCTTTTTCTTCCtttcatttttttggttttaagGGAAGCATCCAGTATATTTAGGATAGTAGAGCTCTGTCTTTTGACATGGTTTTCGTAATACCTTATGCATGATGAAGACATTGCAGGGGTTAAAAAAAAGTTACAGCATTCTGCGACAAGTAAATTACTTAGGAGAATTTAGTAAATTTGACACACTTCTCCAGGATTGATGAATTTCTTCGGGGCAGTGCTCTCTgggctttggtctagtggtaagaCTTAAGAGCTCCATGCATAATGTGTGGTAAGGGGCACGTCACGGGTTCGAGCCCTATTGCAGATATAAAaacctggtatttaagtggagaagggtttggggggggggagggggtgcaTCCATTATCCATCGAGTTCCGAACTGTGAGCCGCTTGTCATCGGAAAtctctacaacaacaacaacaaacccagtggaATCCCACGAGTTGGCTCTggagagggtaatgtgtacgcacagaggcggacccaggatttgagtATGACGGGGGCACCATTGTCATTAGAGTGAATTACCCAAAGCCAATAAAAGAATACATATAAACTCTATGATAGACCAGTAAATAAGCAGCACAATCCACTATATAATATAAACTTGCTAAGcaaaaaactaaaataaagtaaGAAGAGCTTACGCTTTGATTTCATCAGACTCCCCAATTGATCTGCGAATTAAGCATTCCAAGAAAATAAACAACTTCATGCACATCCTTGCGCACACATGGACTAAACTGgaataaactttaaaatataaaacaAGCTTAGTGACCTTAATAGCAATTCCTGGCATACTAATAGTAATATCTACTGTTGTCCAAAAAAGAGAGCTAAAGGcacaatttacatcaaaatacaAACTTTAATGTTATAGAATATCTTTAATTGATACTAATATAACAAAAGTACATCATCCACTTATACTTGAACTCGACGCGTTTTAATACTCTGAAAATGGTCAATAATAGCATCATTGCTTACatttgtaaataattttttttcaaagtaaCAAACTAAACAATCATTTAAAAATGCATCACGAATACTACTACGCAATTCATCTTTGATGTACTTCATGGATGAGAATGCTCTTTCTACCGTTGCAGTCGCGACAGGTAAAATTAGAGTCAACTTCACAAGTAAATAAACAAGTGAATATGTCTCCACAAGATTTGCCTCAACCAACGCTTTTGTCAAATCATCAATTCCTTTCAAATCCGAGAATCTAGGGTCACCATGTTGCA contains:
- the LOC107773966 gene encoding E3 ubiquitin-protein ligase AIRP2-like isoform X1; protein product: MYTGGLGGPMRKSFKDSLKVLEADIQHANTLASDFSGEYDGACLQMRMSYSPAAHIFLFLVQWTDCHLAGALGLLRILIYKVYVDGTTTMSTHERKASIREFYAVIYPSLLQLERGVTDSEDKKQKAVCLERYRRRDDEDYRQAYDLDIEREDECGICMEMNSKIVLPNCNHVMCLKCYREWRSRSQSCPFCRDSLKRVSSGDLWVYMDSKDAVDMATITRENLRRLFMYIDKLPVIVPDNVFDTYDTHLR
- the LOC107773966 gene encoding E3 ubiquitin-protein ligase AIRP2-like isoform X2, which produces MLILSGNGNLECSASDFSGEYDGACLQMRMSYSPAAHIFLFLVQWTDCHLAGALGLLRILIYKVYVDGTTTMSTHERKASIREFYAVIYPSLLQLERGVTDSEDKKQKAVCLERYRRRDDEDYRQAYDLDIEREDECGICMEMNSKIVLPNCNHVMCLKCYREWRSRSQSCPFCRDSLKRVSSGDLWVYMDSKDAVDMATITRENLRRLFMYIDKLPVIVPDNVFDTYDTHLR